tatgtttaggtatatttaaagaTATACATAGAGTTTGCTTTTTTATAGCAGATAACATTAGAACAAAGGAATTAACTGTTAAGAAAAGTCGTTGGTTAAGCTTATTAATACACATTTTGTAAAATCCtgaattttctaatttattttaatatttctggtataaaataaagaatataaaagaataataatataatatagaacaaaataaaataattatattaaaaaaaagttgacttCAGCTACACGCAAATTTTTTGTAATCATTTCTAATTACACCTTAAGaattacatgtattttattattatatatttatattttatattttgtagtgCAATCAATGGATCAGAAGCCGGTACAgcttttattgttttcataaaatgttttatttagctaacaataaatattttgtcacagttcttttaaattagttattaccttattttttttaaacgaaagtaAAATCACTAATAActatgattataaaaaaattgaaatttttacatGACATGGTGAAAAAAACCTTCAGTGACCTGATTGTTCTCTTGGAGTGTATCCGCTACATCATCACGATTGGGTCGACgctgtgaaataaatattacgaaatgtatattacgttatttaaacaaattttaatgtaaagatataaataaataagataatagTTAATATCTGACGAAAAGAGTGAAAAGTAATTTTCcattaaaattagtattttgtgtaaaaaacttTTCTCAACTCTGAGTTCGTGACTAAGCGAGTTTTTaaaattccattaaaaaaacTCAAGTTTTTATTCATGAAATTTTTGCTAGGTGTTTATTATGTTAGGAATCTTAAGCTTCCTTACCTTAGTAAGCCTTAAGAGTAATAGGTATTAAgcgtaagtatatatatataacgtataGTAGCGCCATCTATGTATTTCATGCGAAGTCTCAGTTCCATATAAAACTTTTCGGAGGTAACAACATTACCGTCGACTGTAATTGATACAAGCCATTACGGTAATAAAATTACACTAAGGGGACACTTACGATACTCTTCTGCTTTATCTCCTCTTTCAGCGCGTCTAATTTGGTCTTTTCTTTCCTCTCGAAAAAGCCAACCTAAAAACATCGCACatttaatttctcttttcactTAACGTATCGCAAACTCACGACGAATAAGACTGATAAATTGTTAGACATTTTTGTCtcaataaatactaataattacgCGCTTAGAAATAGATTAAAATCGAATGCAATGCGATTATCACATAACGTCCTAAATTTACATACATGACATCACATAACATTATGAAAAATACACTGTCATTTGTTctgacttaaataaaaatattttctaagaaAATCACTCTCACATATCCCATACAttcgtattaaaaaatatgtacacatATATGTGTAGATTTAAATAAGATTtcaattatactaaaaaaataaacagtataCTTTATAGACCTTttgttacacacacacacacacacacacacacacacacatacattagCTTACAGACGCCACTGCTGGGCCTCCCTCCTCTAATGTTATCCACGACGATCGATCCCGCGCAGCACGAATCCAGCGGCTTCCTGCGACCCAGACCAGATTACCAACCCTTCTATTAAATACTAAATCATGTAGACTAAAGTTTGCGCTGGTCTTTAACACAAAATTTCGGAATACATCAGCGTTAAACCCCAAACGCTCGCcttaaaatagatataaaaacattttacaagcTTCCTGCTAGTTTGACTAAAACTTTAGACAGACGCGCTTAGAAATTAAGTATATAAGAATTATTTAAGCTGTATAATCTCGGACTTTAATCATCTAAGTGATCTCTTCCTTCTTGGGTTGAAGCTTAACTCATAACACAACTTTATAGTGGTTTGATTAAATTGGTTTGACGTGGAGTTGTAATCAAACTTGTATGATAATAATCATACAGCATGTAAAACCTAAACCTGCTTTACAAAGAAAGCTGGAGAAAGACCAAAAGAAAATAAGGAAACACTTCACGTGTGAAGTAGTCCTGTGACCCGCAGCGCTAATGATACATACGAAAACGATACAATAAATTGTGTCATACAAAACTTACTTCTTTACACAGCGCATTAAAAGTAGAAAATGGACATAAAATCATCTTACGTAATCTAATTAATCTTTGATTACATCTTTAGGTGCTCTAAGAACAGTAACACAATCCTCAGGAGTTCTTAGTACCGTACTCAACAAGCTCATAACTTGTGCAGTATGTATATGAATGTGATCATCTGTATGATTGTAGGTACTTCCACCGTCAAGTTATTTCAGATCAAAATCTGATACTATTCCAgaaaaaaacagtttaatatGTGGTACATATTTCACTCATACAGACCATTATAGccttttaaatgaataaagtaAATCATGTAACGAAAAACTAGAATTACCTAATATTACGACTAacgaagtaaaataaaaataaaatgctggCACATGTACCGATAAAATCACAGCTTAATTATTGctagcggttattttaatgtgaaAACACATTTTCATCCATATCGTATGCCATTATTTGTATTGtacataattttacaaaaaacacAAACGACCTACGATTTCAACGTGTTTTGGGAGTTGAAAGCTTTAAGTTTATTCATGAAGTACATGAAGAAAGatgtacattaaaattttaaataagtatgaaAATGCAAGCGTTCTTTAACTTCAGCTCATAGAGAAGTTCACGATGAAAACTCGTCAAAAATATTCCTAACCGGTCACATATTACAATATCACACCGATTGATTTTATCAGTTTAGTGAAGAGAAAATTTAggcataaaattaatattatgcaaTGATTAATAGAAAAATAGATCGAAGTGGgtgaaaaaaagtttttttcagACTGCTTCAGTTTCATGTACACTCTCTTATACTATTGACTCGACACCCATTCGCACAACTACGGTTGAAAATCTTATTATAGAGCGCATACTGTGACGCACTAATCATTCGAGcgtttttttacacaaaaaaattgaaGTCATCAACAAAACTAGCCAGGCAGCTAGTTTTGTTTGCTACGGCGGCTACGGCTAATGGCTAGTATTGTTGATAATTGAATCACAATGTTCAATTAAGTGCTAGTAATTCCATTAAATGACTATGTGAATTATTCGCTTgcgacatatatatacataccttgTATAAGATAATTATGATTACAACAAGAACAAATAACGCCACTGTAACAGCTAACGCGATCATATAGTATTTATTGCTCCCGAAACTCGTGTCCACTTGAAAGTACAGCATTGTTGTAaatctgaaaaataaattaattattaaaatataaataaaaaactttttacgcaTCGCACGCGCATATAGCCTGTAGCATCCCAaagctgggcataagcctcttcctccatgtaggagGAAGATTCGAGCATattccatcacgctgctccattgcctATTAGCGGATATAATATATTCCCTAAAATAAGCAACAACCGCTATCtggtatataatatgataacaaacggaaccaacagcttaacgtactccTCGAAGCACGGTAGGGTGACCCTtaagaacagacatccaaatggaaaaggaatatttgtacaaatacaaatacccatCCTGAGCGGAATTggaacccacaaaccgtcggtgttttaagtGACTACTCGCACATCTACGCCAGAGCAATtgttagtaaattttaattaaaacgttgtcaattaaaatacttatgaaTTGAAAATTCAACAATTACATATTACAAGTATGTTCTGaacaatttttgataatatatttaaaaaaaattgtttagaatttcctaatgtgcgggtaacacaaaaataaatcgtacgaattacAAGTATATTCCAATttctgtatgtatatgtatgtatatgtttcaaGCACGTGTGAACAAGAAgaatcataattatgttaatagcAACTGACGTAATTTCGTTTTACATCGaaagttattaaattacaaCGAATCACCGCAAAATTGTAACATAATGATGTTACATAGACATGGAGCAGGAGGTATGCactgtaatctataatatataaaaatttcgtgtcacgatgtatgattcagataaactccgaaactactgaaccaatttttatcagattttgtaagcatctgtaatttggtccaacttaaGAGAttgggtagtttttatctcaattggacccggtaggtggcgctgctatcggtatgtaagctatcgaatttggtagctgtttcccgggcaggacaacgtctgctggGTCCGCTAAATCTAAATCATGCTGACACATACATttatcttattaattaaaaattagcaTTATGTTCctataaattatgttattaattagaaatatttttgattcgatcaaatatttatttcttttatcatttatttaagaGAAAACGTAAAAAACCTAAAAAGAAACTATAAAACGTAAGCTGTgagttttcttaaataaaataaaagtaaatatgttATGTAATCACTGATCCGTAATGACTAAATGACACGGAGTGAAATGGAGGTCAGGATGCGAAAGAAAGGAAGATTGTGCCTTCCGGTTCTCGTGTTCACTGTATTAGTCTGTGCACGTAAAATATTAcacgtaatttttatttatttgtttttttctccTATTTTTACaactacgtcggcaaacaaacgtacgaccaacgtgatggtaagcgattaccgtagctcatagacgcctgcaacagtaGAAGCATCGCAAAAGCGCGTTACTGAACTCTATCCCTGGTCCTTCCCAAGAACTTTCGTTAGTTTACTCACCAGAGGAACACAAACCTGCTtgagaataatattaaaagaagttTATCAAAAAGTGATAATCTCATCGCGCTCGCAAGGCTCAAAATGGCTGTGTACGTACACACTGTTCTGATTCAGTTTATTTTGTTACGGTTATTAATTTGTACCATATTATATGTAGATATCAGATGTCATCAGTACTTACGTTTTGTTAAGAGTTTGTAAAGTCGGCTCCAGAAACAGAGTATACGTCgaatttatactaattttttcGCTATCAAAGATTTCCACTGAAAAgattaaagatattaaatattaattactcgTAAGTAtaacatagtaaaaaataaagttataaataaataggaaaattatcaatttactcgccaaacaaaatattataaatgattatTGATTGTGATATTAATTCTATATGtggtagcttgttattagcttttatttttatttattcaaattctgtattagttatagtaataataagctgtaagctatccaaataaaataaaaataaaaaataaaaataaaataaaaattaaatgtatattcaTTTTACTTTACACGTACAACACGTATTCCTAACCGTACTTACTGATTTTTTCTTTTAGCAGACTTCTTATAATCGTTATTTTAAATGTCGATTTTGGTTCTAGATTTACAAAACACTTTAACATCACTAGGCTTTTAGACGAGACTTCTTTACATTCCGCGCCCATTGTAGTTATCAcctaaaacaaatatacaacaatatactatcgatagttatttatttatttatttatttattgatactttattgcacaatacattaaagaattgtacaaaaggcgggcttaatgctaaaagcattctctaccagccaaccttaggacgtacaagagcagaggtTTGTAGGTGTGCCACAAAATCGGGTATTAGtaaaaattcagataaagaagaaaaaaaaggaggaaataTAAGGTAAAGTTAGTGgctatatagttatatatagagggaagattttatttttctttgtatatatatatgttaaaaaattctttcaccagtagaatgttacattatagtgacataggctatatttaatgAGAGAAAACGGGACTGTACCAATTTTCTAATCCACGAATGCGAAATCGCGACGGAAATCTagttaaatatgaaatttaaaaaaaaacgtaattccAATGTCAAGTATAAGTTCTTTATTGTTAGATTGTTCAAGTCTTTATTCTAAATGAGTAACAAACACAGCAATATCACACGTAACAGAAACAATACAACAACATGAATTACAATCGatctatgtaggtatgtatgtctatttattgagttgtttcctattattatttataaaattaaactgtacacctacaccgtcaatatatcatctttgccctaaggttgcctgaacaagattgctttcaagcagtaagGCCgg
Above is a genomic segment from Melitaea cinxia chromosome 5, ilMelCinx1.1, whole genome shotgun sequence containing:
- the LOC123653722 gene encoding uncharacterized protein LOC123653722, whose translation is MKRFVKRPIYIRLDTSKATNRDDGVNVTVFLYNTCAASGVKEAVRQAIRIPFNLNTTEIIIDYVSYDRNVTLTELQDTETSPTIDVRDLFTITNKGSVMWKSLPALIILEMDAYVVKNTVITTMGAECKEVSSKSLVMLKCFVNLEPKSTFKITIIRSLLKEKIMEIFDSEKISINSTYTLFLEPTLQTLNKTFTTMLYFQVDTSFGSNKYYMIALAVTVALFVLVVIIIILYKVGFFERKEKTKLDALKEEIKQKSIRRPNRDDVADTLQENNQGNIEVVDDIPLQLMDFQDTRDSSSLIQN